The Candidatus Cloacimonadota bacterium genome has a segment encoding these proteins:
- the bamA gene encoding outer membrane protein assembly factor BamA, protein MRRILLLTFFTVLISGILCAEGNLILEIEIQGNLNIEEELILTLLTFEVGEDLTSEAVAKSIKSLYQLGVFEDIKIEKTDIQQGISVTVIVKEFPVVNTVEFKGNKKIKDSAMEDFVKLKPGSYWSPFLEAEVANSISREYKKKGYHQAKAEFSITKLDQNKVDVLVRVEEGSKVVIKKIKIHGNKEITTKKILGKMKTKKASLFRSGKFEQEKFDQDLESIVNYYNKKGFIDTRIVSWDKKLVEDKFMIDIYLYEGKSYNFGKVFVSGNSRFTDDLIISNFKFEEDEVFNLDKFNKQLNDVASMYYEEGYIYAGFEHELQKDKGKININLVIKENTRAKIRKIHIKGNRKTKEKVIRKHLAISPGDYFRQSKVRRTLSNIYNMGLFEPDLFPDYSPINKNGDIDLVIHVNDKISGSANGGIAVNSQDGIVGQLSVSHNNLFGNSWQSSLKWEFGKTTQNYDFSFTNPYFLDSNILVGFDVYHTAKEWSTYRINTNGGSIRVGKPLGFLDYSRILFGYSLYTKKYNILEGVDEEDISDNLAELDEKGWQNTSALSMTISRDSRDNVFYPTSGSQFTLYSEFAGGPLYGDFKYYKQIAQVSWYTKTVWELVLRTKWRFGYVTGYDGEEAPPDERFYLGGTGPDGIRGYPDRSVGPNEGGLREIIFSTEYAAPIAGDQIVGLLFFDAGNSYNRLEDFNFWEMKRGAGLGIRIRSPFGLIGFDYAHNFENGRWEPHFQFGTTF, encoded by the coding sequence ATGCGTAGAATCCTGTTGTTAACTTTCTTTACAGTCCTGATATCCGGAATTTTATGCGCAGAAGGCAACTTGATCCTAGAAATCGAAATTCAGGGAAATCTGAATATCGAAGAGGAATTGATCCTGACATTATTAACCTTTGAGGTTGGTGAGGATCTAACTTCAGAAGCTGTTGCAAAATCAATTAAAAGCCTTTACCAGTTAGGTGTTTTCGAAGACATCAAAATAGAAAAAACAGATATTCAACAGGGAATTTCAGTAACTGTAATCGTTAAGGAATTTCCTGTTGTAAATACAGTTGAATTCAAAGGAAATAAGAAGATCAAAGATTCAGCCATGGAAGATTTTGTTAAGCTTAAACCGGGAAGCTACTGGTCTCCTTTCCTGGAAGCAGAAGTTGCTAATTCCATTTCCCGGGAATATAAGAAAAAAGGATATCATCAGGCAAAGGCAGAATTCAGTATAACCAAACTTGATCAAAATAAAGTCGATGTTCTGGTGCGGGTGGAGGAAGGCTCAAAAGTTGTGATCAAAAAGATAAAAATACACGGGAATAAAGAGATCACTACCAAAAAAATACTCGGTAAGATGAAAACCAAAAAAGCGAGTCTGTTTCGTTCCGGAAAATTCGAGCAGGAGAAATTTGATCAAGACCTGGAAAGTATAGTCAATTATTATAATAAAAAAGGATTTATCGATACGCGTATAGTTTCCTGGGATAAGAAATTGGTAGAAGATAAATTTATGATCGATATTTATCTTTACGAGGGGAAATCCTATAATTTCGGTAAGGTTTTTGTCTCCGGTAATTCCAGATTTACTGATGACCTGATCATTAGTAATTTCAAATTTGAAGAAGACGAAGTATTCAACCTGGATAAATTCAATAAACAGTTGAACGATGTTGCATCCATGTATTATGAGGAAGGATATATTTATGCCGGGTTCGAACATGAACTGCAAAAAGATAAGGGAAAGATCAATATAAATCTGGTGATCAAGGAAAATACAAGAGCAAAGATCCGCAAGATCCATATCAAAGGAAATCGCAAGACAAAGGAAAAGGTGATCAGAAAACATCTGGCGATCTCTCCGGGAGATTATTTCCGGCAATCAAAGGTCAGACGAACTTTGAGTAATATCTATAATATGGGTTTATTTGAACCGGATCTGTTCCCTGATTATAGTCCTATTAATAAAAACGGAGATATCGATCTGGTCATTCATGTTAATGACAAGATATCGGGTTCTGCTAATGGCGGAATTGCTGTCAACAGTCAGGATGGAATTGTCGGGCAATTAAGTGTTTCTCACAATAATCTGTTTGGAAATTCCTGGCAGTCCTCTTTGAAATGGGAATTCGGCAAGACAACCCAAAATTATGATTTCAGTTTTACCAATCCGTATTTTCTCGATAGCAATATCCTGGTTGGATTCGATGTTTATCATACAGCAAAGGAGTGGTCAACATACAGGATTAATACGAACGGAGGTTCGATCAGGGTGGGAAAACCTCTCGGTTTTCTTGATTACTCCAGGATTTTATTTGGATATTCCTTATATACAAAGAAATACAATATTCTGGAGGGAGTTGATGAGGAAGATATTTCCGATAATCTCGCGGAACTGGATGAAAAAGGCTGGCAGAATACGAGTGCTTTATCGATGACCATCTCGCGCGACAGCCGTGATAATGTCTTTTATCCAACATCAGGTTCGCAATTTACACTTTACAGTGAATTTGCAGGTGGCCCACTTTACGGTGATTTCAAATACTACAAGCAAATTGCCCAGGTCAGTTGGTACACGAAAACTGTCTGGGAACTTGTTCTCCGCACCAAATGGCGGTTCGGATATGTAACCGGTTATGATGGGGAAGAAGCTCCTCCTGATGAAAGATTTTATCTTGGAGGAACAGGACCTGATGGAATTCGCGGTTATCCCGACCGTTCTGTTGGACCAAACGAAGGCGGATTAAGAGAGATCATTTTCTCGACAGAATACGCAGCCCCAATTGCCGGAGATCAGATAGTCGGGTTACTTTTCTTTGATGCGGGAAACAGTTATAATCGTTTAGAGGATTTCAATTTCTGGGAAATGAAGAGAGGTGCAGGATTGGGTATCCGCATTCGCAGTCCGTTCGGTTTGATCGGATTCGATTATGCTCATAACTTTGAGAATGGACGCTGGGAACCGCATTTCCAGTTTGGAACTACTTTTTAG
- a CDS encoding type II toxin-antitoxin system RelB/DinJ family antitoxin gives MKIQTSVRVENSIYNEAKYIFKKFGLSFGDAVNIFLAKVAMEKSIPFKLSIPSKELEKRSANLENDNNVQIYETANELFKDLGI, from the coding sequence ATGAAAATTCAAACAAGTGTGAGGGTCGAAAATTCGATCTATAATGAGGCTAAATATATTTTCAAGAAATTTGGTCTTAGTTTTGGTGATGCTGTCAATATCTTTTTAGCAAAAGTTGCTATGGAAAAGAGTATCCCTTTCAAATTGAGCATACCTTCGAAAGAATTGGAAAAGAGATCCGCTAATTTGGAAAATGATAATAATGTCCAAATATATGAAACCGCAAATGAATTATTTAAAGATTTAGGTATCTGA
- a CDS encoding type II toxin-antitoxin system YafQ family toxin — protein MLKIKIEKSFRKDIERDKKSGQYSSNDFEILKTLISALQNRHKIDPKYKRHPLKGKLQDFESVHIKNDWLLIFTVDEIFLNLVMLGKHTQIYRKFK, from the coding sequence TTGCTGAAAATAAAAATTGAGAAGTCTTTCCGGAAAGATATTGAAAGAGATAAGAAAAGCGGACAATATTCAAGCAATGATTTTGAAATTCTAAAGACATTGATTTCAGCATTACAAAATCGGCATAAGATAGATCCTAAATACAAAAGACATCCGTTAAAAGGAAAATTACAGGATTTCGAATCTGTTCATATAAAAAATGATTGGCTGCTGATATTTACAGTCGATGAAATATTCCTGAACCTTGTAATGCTGGGAAAGCACACGCAGATTTATAGAAAATTTAAGTAA
- a CDS encoding T9SS type A sorting domain-containing protein translates to MKRLTLILLLIISFCLYADWTEQQKILASDGTEDDYFGYSVSINGDYAVIGAFYDGENGDGSGSAYIFQRNGTNWTEQAKLTASDGAAYDEFGRSVCIDGDYVVIGAYGDDDNGFMSGSAYIFWRNGSNWSEQAKLTASDGDDWDRFGYSVSISGDYAVIGAYRDDDNGDESGSAYIFQRNGGSWTEQAKLTASDGDAGDWFGRSVFIDEDYALIGVEEDEDNGEESGSAYIFHRNDSSWTEQAKLTASDGAADDHFGESVSIDGDYALIGAYGDYDNGMNSGSAYIFQRNSSSWIEQDKLTASDGAAHDDFGFSVSINGDYAVIGAHGDDDNGSVSGSAYIFKRNGSSWIEQDKLTASDGAAHDVFGFSVSINGDYAVIGAHCNDDNGEYSGSAYIFINDGLAIDEITGNAIINTSMAGNFPNPFNAMTNIEFNIRKETSAILTIYNMKGQTLERAVFGKGHHIYEWNAENCCSGVYYYTLESGNYSETKKMILLK, encoded by the coding sequence ATGAAAAGACTAACTTTAATTCTATTGCTGATCATATCTTTTTGTCTTTATGCTGACTGGACAGAACAACAAAAAATTCTAGCATCAGATGGAACCGAAGATGATTATTTCGGTTATTCGGTGTCCATTAACGGAGATTATGCCGTGATCGGTGCTTTTTATGATGGTGAGAATGGAGATGGTTCCGGTTCTGCTTATATCTTTCAGAGAAACGGTACCAACTGGACAGAGCAGGCAAAATTAACTGCTTCCGATGGTGCTGCTTATGATGAGTTCGGTCGTTCAGTATGTATTGACGGAGATTATGTGGTGATCGGAGCTTATGGAGATGATGATAATGGTTTTATGTCCGGATCGGCTTATATCTTCTGGAGAAACGGCAGCAACTGGAGCGAGCAGGCAAAATTAACCGCTTCCGATGGTGATGACTGGGATCGTTTCGGTTATTCAGTATCTATTTCTGGAGATTATGCAGTGATCGGAGCTTATAGGGATGATGATAATGGAGATGAATCAGGTTCTGCTTATATTTTTCAGAGAAACGGAGGTAGTTGGACGGAGCAGGCAAAATTAACTGCTTCCGATGGTGATGCTGGTGATTGGTTCGGTCGTTCAGTATTCATTGACGAAGATTATGCGTTAATTGGAGTTGAAGAAGATGAAGATAATGGAGAAGAATCAGGTTCTGCTTATATCTTTCATAGAAACGATAGCAGTTGGACAGAGCAGGCAAAATTAACCGCTTCCGATGGTGCGGCTGATGATCATTTCGGTGAATCAGTATCCATTGACGGAGATTATGCACTGATTGGAGCTTATGGAGATTATGATAATGGAATGAATTCCGGTTCTGCTTATATCTTTCAGAGAAACAGCAGCAGTTGGATAGAGCAGGATAAATTAACCGCTTCCGATGGTGCGGCTCATGATGACTTTGGTTTTTCAGTATCCATTAATGGCGATTATGCAGTGATTGGAGCTCATGGTGATGATGATAATGGAAGTGTTTCCGGTTCTGCTTATATCTTTAAGAGAAACGGCAGCAGTTGGATAGAGCAGGATAAATTAACCGCTTCCGATGGTGCGGCTCATGATGTCTTTGGTTTTTCAGTATCCATTAATGGCGATTATGCAGTGATCGGAGCTCATTGTAATGATGATAATGGAGAATATTCCGGTTCTGCTTATATCTTCATTAATGATGGGCTTGCTATCGATGAAATTACGGGAAATGCAATTATTAACACTTCTATGGCAGGCAACTTTCCCAATCCTTTTAATGCAATGACCAATATCGAATTTAATATCAGGAAAGAAACAAGTGCAATCCTGACCATCTATAATATGAAAGGACAAACATTAGAACGAGCAGTATTCGGGAAAGGACATCATATTTATGAATGGAATGCAGAGAACTGTTGTTCAGGAGTTTATTACTACACATTGGAATCCGGTAACTATTCAGAGACAAAGAAGATGATCCTGCTCAAGTAA